Proteins encoded together in one Oceanobacillus iheyensis HTE831 window:
- a CDS encoding aminotransferase class I/II-fold pyridoxal phosphate-dependent enzyme has product MQSLYKSNIVRNMPPYLFAHIQKKKQKLMEQGSDVIDLGIGAPDLPPPSYIIEELSKHIKNRHLHRYSPYQGIPELRQAVATFYQEKYNVTLDPEEEILILIGSKEGLVHLIQSVINPGDKVILPDPGYPVYKMGVHMTQGRAVYLPLDKNKEYKPNWKMLSEQDKEEAKLLFLNYPNNPTGATAQKETFVKAVQIANKYNICIAHDAAYDHVTFSDYKSPSLLQVDGAKKVGVELGSLSKNFNMTGWRIGYIVGNSSVIQALATLKSNIDTSQFIPVQIAAIKALEQSEDEIRTIHHTMEKRMLKTWKLLKNAGFEVKKTKGTIFLWVKVPKGYTSSSFTEQVLDQAHVIVTPGSAFGEQGEGFFRIALTVPEERLIEAVQRIDSWLNGGK; this is encoded by the coding sequence ATGCAGTCATTATATAAATCGAATATAGTTCGAAATATGCCACCTTACTTATTTGCTCATATTCAAAAGAAAAAGCAAAAACTAATGGAACAGGGAAGCGATGTTATCGACCTAGGTATCGGAGCACCTGATTTACCTCCCCCCTCGTACATAATTGAGGAATTATCTAAACATATAAAAAATAGACATCTACATCGTTATTCTCCATATCAAGGTATTCCCGAATTAAGGCAAGCTGTAGCTACTTTTTATCAAGAAAAATACAATGTAACACTGGACCCCGAAGAAGAAATTCTCATTTTGATTGGTAGCAAAGAAGGACTCGTTCATTTAATACAGTCCGTTATTAATCCAGGAGATAAAGTGATTTTGCCAGATCCAGGATATCCGGTCTATAAAATGGGTGTTCATATGACTCAAGGAAGAGCTGTTTATTTACCGTTAGATAAAAATAAGGAATATAAACCGAATTGGAAAATGTTAAGTGAGCAAGATAAAGAAGAAGCAAAGCTGTTATTTTTGAATTACCCCAATAATCCAACAGGTGCGACAGCTCAAAAGGAAACTTTTGTGAAAGCTGTACAAATTGCGAATAAATATAATATCTGTATTGCACATGATGCTGCCTATGATCATGTAACATTTTCTGACTATAAATCTCCTAGCCTATTACAAGTAGATGGAGCTAAAAAGGTAGGGGTAGAATTAGGATCATTATCAAAAAATTTCAATATGACTGGTTGGAGAATTGGATATATTGTAGGAAATTCAAGTGTCATTCAAGCGTTAGCAACATTAAAAAGTAATATAGATACCAGCCAATTTATACCCGTTCAAATTGCTGCAATAAAAGCTTTAGAGCAAAGTGAAGATGAGATTCGAACAATTCATCACACAATGGAAAAACGTATGTTAAAAACTTGGAAACTATTAAAGAATGCTGGCTTTGAAGTTAAGAAAACCAAAGGGACAATTTTTTTATGGGTGAAAGTTCCAAAGGGATATACCTCAAGCTCATTTACTGAACAAGTTTTGGATCAAGCACATGTGATTGTAACCCCTGGTTCAGCATTTGGCGAACAAGGTGAAGGATTCTTTAGAATTGCATTAACAGTACCAGAAGAAAGGTTGATTGAAGCAGTTCAACGTATTGATTCTTGGTTGAATGGAGGAAAGTGA
- a CDS encoding DUF378 domain-containing protein, translated as MRTLHAIALTLLVIGGINWGLIGFFQFDLVAAIFGGQASVISRIIYGLVGISAVYYVATLFAGEEVEEDTVNTGRVNYGTEFAEENNIDDDLEDR; from the coding sequence ATGAGAACATTGCATGCGATCGCTCTAACCTTATTAGTAATTGGAGGAATCAACTGGGGATTAATTGGATTTTTTCAGTTTGACTTAGTTGCTGCGATCTTTGGTGGTCAAGCTTCAGTAATATCGCGAATTATTTATGGTCTAGTTGGTATTAGTGCTGTTTATTATGTTGCGACATTATTTGCTGGAGAAGAAGTAGAAGAAGATACTGTAAATACTGGCAGAGTAAACTACGGAACAGAATTTGCAGAGGAAAATAATATAGATGATGATTTAGAAGATCGATAA
- the splB gene encoding spore photoproduct lyase, whose translation MVRPFVPQLIYVEPKAMEYSLGKSLVTKFENMGIEIRETTSHNQIRNLPGDNDFQKYRNAKSTLVIGVRKTLKFDTSKPSAEYAIPFATGCMGHCHYCYLQTTMGSKPYIRTYVNIDEIFDAAEGYMQERAPLDTRFEASCTSDIVGVDHLTHTLKHAIEYFGKSEHGKLRFVTKFAHVDHLLDADHKGRTRFRFSINNNHIIKYFEPGTSRLNERIEAAVKVAEAGYPLGFIIAPIYLHDGWKEGYKEMFEKLDEALPPFARKDLTFEMIQHRFTKPAKRVIEKNYPMTKLELDESKRKTKWGRYGIYKYVYQDQEQQDIKNTLGGWINDYFPASTIEYFT comes from the coding sequence ATGGTTAGACCCTTTGTCCCTCAATTAATATATGTAGAACCAAAAGCAATGGAGTATAGCTTGGGTAAATCACTAGTAACGAAGTTTGAAAATATGGGAATTGAAATTAGAGAAACAACTTCTCATAATCAAATTCGAAATTTGCCAGGAGACAATGATTTTCAAAAGTATCGTAACGCAAAATCTACTTTAGTTATCGGTGTAAGAAAAACGTTGAAGTTTGATACATCAAAACCTTCTGCTGAATATGCAATTCCTTTTGCTACTGGTTGCATGGGACATTGTCATTATTGTTATTTACAAACAACTATGGGGAGTAAGCCCTATATTCGTACGTATGTAAATATTGATGAAATTTTTGATGCTGCAGAAGGGTATATGCAAGAAAGAGCTCCATTGGATACAAGATTTGAAGCATCATGTACTTCCGATATTGTAGGTGTTGATCATCTTACGCATACGTTAAAACATGCCATCGAGTATTTTGGGAAAAGCGAACACGGTAAACTTCGATTTGTTACAAAGTTTGCACATGTAGATCATTTACTTGATGCGGATCATAAAGGGAGAACAAGATTTCGTTTTAGTATTAATAATAACCATATTATTAAATACTTTGAGCCTGGTACGTCTCGATTAAATGAAAGGATAGAAGCTGCTGTTAAGGTTGCTGAAGCGGGATATCCTTTAGGTTTTATTATTGCTCCTATCTACTTGCATGATGGTTGGAAAGAAGGGTATAAAGAAATGTTTGAAAAACTCGATGAAGCTCTTCCACCATTTGCAAGGAAAGATTTAACCTTTGAAATGATTCAACATCGATTCACAAAGCCTGCAAAACGTGTAATCGAGAAAAATTATCCGATGACTAAATTGGAGTTAGATGAATCAAAAAGAAAAACCAAATGGGGCAGATATGGTATTTATAAATATGTGTACCAAGATCAAGAACAACAGGATATAAAAAACACATTGGGTGGTTGGATAAACGACTATTTCCCAGCTAGCACTATCGAGTATTTCACGTAA
- a CDS encoding transcriptional regulator SplA domain-containing protein, whose product MYMNHPFFPGDIVYMIIRNPHAQDVAQVQQAAVVQHPDNPLELALFVHESYYPLTDEYAIFTSEEAAENAFREAFLSDDEGQFYG is encoded by the coding sequence ATGTATATGAATCATCCTTTTTTCCCTGGTGATATCGTTTATATGATTATAAGAAATCCCCATGCTCAGGACGTTGCGCAAGTACAACAAGCTGCCGTAGTGCAGCATCCTGATAATCCATTAGAACTTGCGTTATTTGTCCATGAGTCGTATTACCCGCTTACAGATGAATATGCAATATTTACTTCAGAAGAAGCAGCAGAGAATGCTTTTAGAGAAGCATTTTTATCTGATGATGAGGGACAATTTTATGGTTAG
- a CDS encoding phosphoglycerate dehydrogenase, whose protein sequence is MNILLMVRTPFIEAVPDFVENLNRLGNVTILDTDNGIEKEKLKQAVREVEVIITAVVQIDKEIIDAAPNLKYIMKFGAGYDNIDFKYAREKGIPVTNTPGQNADAVADLAIGLMLATARNIPAKNEELRNGNWELSMGIEIFQKKLGIIGFGAIGQAIAQRATGFQMEVLAYGTFQDQTIADRLNVEFVDLNKLLNESDIVVVSTTLRKDNYQLINAKTLNEIKKDALFINVSRGALVDEDALYEALTNGKIKGAGLDVFVEEPSHHPLLTLPNTTVTPHIGAATNEAIKRTGSVALENVQRLKNDLPLLYVVN, encoded by the coding sequence ATGAACATATTATTGATGGTGCGAACTCCATTTATTGAAGCGGTTCCAGACTTTGTAGAAAATTTAAATCGATTAGGTAATGTTACTATTTTAGATACGGATAATGGTATCGAGAAAGAGAAACTAAAGCAGGCAGTAAGAGAAGTAGAGGTTATTATAACAGCTGTTGTTCAAATTGATAAAGAAATAATTGATGCAGCTCCAAATTTAAAATATATTATGAAGTTTGGAGCTGGTTACGATAATATTGATTTTAAGTATGCTAGAGAGAAAGGTATTCCAGTTACAAATACTCCTGGTCAGAATGCAGATGCTGTTGCAGATCTTGCAATTGGATTAATGCTAGCCACTGCACGTAATATTCCTGCAAAGAATGAGGAATTACGGAATGGGAATTGGGAATTATCTATGGGAATTGAAATATTTCAAAAGAAATTAGGAATTATCGGATTTGGTGCAATTGGCCAAGCCATTGCACAGAGGGCGACAGGATTTCAAATGGAAGTCTTAGCTTATGGTACTTTCCAGGATCAAACGATAGCCGATCGTTTAAATGTAGAATTTGTAGACCTTAATAAACTCTTGAATGAAAGTGATATTGTAGTTGTTTCTACAACACTTCGCAAAGATAATTATCAGTTAATTAACGCAAAAACACTAAATGAAATAAAAAAAGATGCCTTGTTTATAAATGTCTCAAGAGGAGCATTAGTAGATGAAGATGCTTTGTATGAAGCTCTTACAAACGGCAAGATTAAAGGTGCTGGCTTAGATGTATTTGTAGAAGAACCATCCCATCATCCTTTGTTAACATTACCGAATACAACGGTAACCCCCCATATTGGCGCTGCTACAAATGAAGCAATAAAACGTACAGGAAGTGTTGCTTTAGAAAATGTACAACGTTTGAAAAATGACCTTCCTTTGTTGTATGTGGTTAATTAA
- a CDS encoding ornithine--oxo-acid transaminase, giving the protein MTITSTNIIEETNYYGAHNYHPLPIVVSEANGVWVKDPEGNSYMDMLSAYSAVNQGHRHPKIIEALKNQADKVTLTSRAFHNELLGPWTKRMAKLTKKDKVLPMNTGVEAVETAIKAARRWAYQVKGVTENQAEIIAADGNFHGRTLNAISLSNDPDATKNYGPFVPGINKVSYGDINAIEKAITENTAAIILEPIQGEAGIIIPPEGYLKKVRELCSEKNILFIADEVQTGFARTGKMFACEWENVEPDIYVMGKALGGGVFPVSAIAANNEIMDVFTPGSHGSTFGGNPLACAVSMAAIDVIEEENLVNKSLESGKYFADKLRAVNFEGIKEVRARGLFIGMEFHQPVREICEKLKDKGILCKETHVNTIRFAPPLVITKDEMDWAIQRIEEVLTN; this is encoded by the coding sequence ATGACAATTACATCAACAAATATTATTGAAGAAACTAATTATTATGGTGCTCATAACTATCACCCACTTCCTATAGTTGTTTCTGAAGCTAATGGCGTATGGGTGAAAGATCCTGAAGGAAATTCCTATATGGATATGTTAAGTGCATATTCAGCGGTGAATCAAGGACATCGTCATCCTAAGATTATTGAGGCACTAAAAAATCAAGCTGATAAAGTAACATTGACTTCCCGGGCATTTCATAATGAATTACTAGGCCCGTGGACAAAACGAATGGCGAAGTTAACGAAGAAAGATAAAGTTTTGCCGATGAATACAGGTGTGGAGGCTGTTGAGACAGCGATTAAAGCGGCACGACGTTGGGCATACCAAGTGAAGGGAGTTACGGAAAATCAAGCGGAGATAATTGCTGCTGATGGTAACTTCCACGGACGTACTTTAAATGCAATTTCATTATCAAATGATCCAGATGCTACAAAAAATTACGGACCGTTTGTTCCCGGAATTAATAAAGTAAGCTATGGAGATATAAATGCAATCGAAAAAGCTATTACAGAAAATACTGCCGCCATCATTCTTGAACCCATTCAAGGTGAAGCAGGAATTATTATACCTCCTGAAGGATATTTGAAAAAAGTAAGAGAACTTTGCTCAGAAAAAAATATATTATTTATAGCAGATGAGGTTCAAACTGGTTTTGCACGGACAGGGAAAATGTTTGCGTGTGAATGGGAAAATGTAGAACCAGATATCTATGTTATGGGGAAAGCTTTAGGTGGTGGTGTCTTTCCGGTATCTGCAATTGCAGCTAATAATGAAATTATGGATGTATTTACACCTGGCTCTCATGGCTCTACATTCGGCGGGAATCCATTAGCTTGTGCTGTATCAATGGCAGCAATTGATGTTATTGAAGAAGAAAACTTAGTTAATAAGTCATTAGAATCAGGGAAATATTTTGCAGATAAGTTACGAGCGGTTAATTTTGAAGGGATTAAAGAAGTTCGTGCAAGAGGATTATTTATTGGTATGGAATTTCACCAACCTGTACGAGAAATTTGTGAAAAATTAAAAGATAAAGGAATCCTATGTAAGGAAACACATGTAAATACGATACGATTTGCTCCACCATTAGTAATTACAAAAGATGAAATGGATTGGGCAATACAGCGAATAGAAGAAGTACTTACTAATTAA
- a CDS encoding O-acetyl-ADP-ribose deacetylase: MKHNINDNTLEIVVGDITKETTNVIVNAANGSLLGGGGVDGAIHHAAGPELLKACQEMRNNELNGEELPTGEVIITSGFQLPSRFIIHTVGPIWNQTPDLQEELLANCYRNALELVKVKKLSSISFPSISTGVYGYPIHEAAAIALQTIIQFLQENDVGLVKVVLFSERDYSIYQEKLKYLIEKI; this comes from the coding sequence ATGAAACATAATATAAATGATAATACGCTTGAAATAGTTGTTGGTGATATAACGAAGGAAACAACGAATGTTATTGTAAATGCAGCAAACGGAAGCTTATTAGGTGGTGGAGGTGTTGATGGGGCTATCCATCATGCCGCAGGGCCAGAATTATTAAAAGCATGTCAAGAGATGAGAAATAACGAACTTAATGGTGAAGAATTACCAACGGGTGAAGTTATTATTACTTCCGGATTCCAATTACCGTCTCGTTTTATTATCCACACGGTAGGGCCAATCTGGAATCAGACTCCTGACCTACAAGAAGAATTATTAGCTAACTGTTATCGTAATGCTTTGGAATTAGTAAAAGTAAAGAAATTATCTAGCATTTCATTCCCTTCGATTTCAACAGGAGTGTATGGTTATCCTATTCATGAAGCAGCAGCAATCGCTTTACAGACAATTATTCAATTTCTACAAGAAAATGATGTGGGGCTTGTAAAGGTCGTTTTATTTAGTGAAAGAGACTATAGCATTTATCAAGAAAAATTGAAGTATTTAATAGAAAAAATCTAA
- a CDS encoding DEAD/DEAH box helicase encodes MYSLTKQKIRELCGDVSFKYGERLWNGNRVHMVNNQNETTATVTSTKDFQVQITWKDGEIKETKCNCPSLTSFKKDCQHIAAVLIGICETSTKSINRTDEIMRGFLQKNDSENHEYTHQGYFEKRQEIHSLFRCHILTISKNPVIAISIDINHHEVKQLSDFLLAVQQGKSYKISNAITYSPSNHYFNSNDEAIIHHLIQLNQENYVTNNFKSNDKSKLVITPTIWNKLETIFQLAVNTELIIAEANRNWILPSFSIVDNLPPLHFEIEKAASLLRITWTEFQSYVCLPSYRLFVTQQSVHILTEQEVTTIDLCDRLWRENNENSLLISLEQAEQLIPLITKIAKIDDTTGIIAKSKKPLTAKIYLDRISNRLLAGVEFHYGGVKFQPFEPSPMTLYRQEEKEEEIIQFLQDKGFAHMDGGYVLQNEKLEYEFLYHHLSDLQNQATVFATTAVRNRLSKKHFQPTIRVRHKSDRTNWLEFTFQMKGFVDQEVREVLDALEEKRPYYRLKDGSLLSLETKELEELQSFLIDSPMSSTEILEGLEKPLNEGFTIANRLEERGILEAEDSFKQMLLQIQQPDEQSYPIPKPISSLLKDYQLEGVRWMRAVADMGFGGVLADEMGLGKTIQSIAYCLSIEKERKDKKQPILIVCPTSVCYQWKQEWMTFAPDWSVMIIDGTKAERKQKKTELRNYDVWIISYGMLRNEIDWLQNQVDQFHTVIFDEAQVFKNPATHTFRTVKKLRSEHRFALTGTPLENKIEDIWSIFHVVFPELLGNIKDFSWLTNDQVIRRITPFMLRREKKDVMQELPTKVEYVERISLTEEQKQLYVSYLAKLRHPSFKHLDKETIRKNRIKILAGITRLRQICCHPSLFVRKYNDKSAKLERLKQLIKDASRANKRLLIFSQFTSMLQLIGKELRNKDILYYYIDGETPAEERVEICRAFNQGNREVCLISLKAGGTGLNLVGADTVILYDVWWNPAVEEQAIDRAHRIGQQSEVTVIRLLSEGTIEEKMYELQRKKRELMNYLVNGKSTVNYQLTDEDIQDLLFNETKD; translated from the coding sequence ATGTATTCCTTAACCAAACAGAAAATACGAGAACTGTGTGGAGACGTTTCATTTAAATATGGTGAGCGATTATGGAATGGTAATCGGGTCCATATGGTAAATAATCAGAATGAAACAACTGCTACGGTTACAAGTACGAAAGATTTTCAAGTGCAAATCACTTGGAAGGATGGAGAAATAAAAGAAACAAAATGTAATTGTCCATCGTTAACTTCTTTCAAAAAAGATTGTCAACACATTGCTGCGGTGTTAATCGGTATTTGTGAAACAAGTACAAAGAGTATTAATCGTACGGATGAAATCATGCGTGGATTTTTACAGAAAAACGATTCGGAAAATCATGAGTACACACATCAAGGCTATTTTGAAAAAAGACAAGAAATACATTCATTATTTCGTTGTCACATACTAACAATAAGTAAAAATCCAGTAATAGCAATATCTATCGACATAAACCACCATGAAGTTAAACAGTTATCTGATTTTTTATTAGCAGTTCAACAAGGTAAATCATATAAGATTTCGAATGCTATTACCTATTCTCCATCAAATCATTATTTTAATTCAAATGATGAAGCTATAATACATCATTTGATACAATTAAATCAGGAGAATTATGTAACAAATAACTTCAAAAGTAATGACAAAAGTAAGCTTGTCATTACTCCAACGATTTGGAATAAACTAGAGACAATATTTCAACTTGCTGTTAATACGGAATTAATTATAGCAGAGGCAAATCGCAATTGGATATTACCTAGCTTTTCTATAGTTGATAATTTACCTCCGTTGCATTTTGAAATTGAGAAGGCGGCAAGCTTGCTTCGAATTACTTGGACGGAATTTCAGTCCTATGTATGTTTACCTTCTTACCGGCTTTTTGTTACACAGCAATCTGTCCATATTTTGACAGAACAAGAAGTAACTACCATCGATCTATGTGATCGTTTATGGAGAGAGAATAATGAAAATAGTTTATTGATTTCTTTAGAACAAGCAGAGCAACTTATACCTCTCATAACTAAAATAGCAAAAATAGATGATACGACGGGTATAATTGCTAAAAGTAAAAAACCGCTAACTGCAAAAATATATTTAGATCGAATAAGTAATCGTTTATTGGCTGGCGTAGAATTTCATTATGGTGGAGTAAAGTTTCAACCGTTTGAACCTTCTCCGATGACATTATATCGGCAAGAGGAAAAAGAAGAGGAAATTATACAATTTTTACAAGATAAAGGATTTGCACATATGGACGGTGGGTATGTGCTTCAAAATGAAAAACTAGAATACGAATTTTTATATCATCATTTATCTGATCTACAAAATCAAGCAACGGTCTTCGCTACCACTGCAGTTAGAAATAGATTAAGTAAAAAACATTTTCAACCTACTATACGTGTACGACATAAAAGCGATCGTACAAATTGGTTAGAATTCACATTTCAAATGAAAGGTTTTGTAGATCAAGAGGTTCGTGAAGTTTTGGATGCATTAGAAGAAAAACGACCATATTATCGTTTGAAAGATGGATCCTTATTGTCACTTGAAACAAAAGAACTAGAGGAGTTACAATCCTTTTTAATTGATTCACCGATGTCATCTACAGAGATCTTAGAAGGTTTGGAAAAACCATTAAATGAAGGATTTACGATTGCTAATCGGTTAGAAGAACGCGGTATACTTGAAGCGGAAGACTCTTTTAAACAAATGTTGTTGCAAATTCAACAACCAGATGAACAGTCCTATCCTATTCCCAAACCTATTTCATCTCTTTTAAAAGATTATCAGCTAGAGGGTGTTCGATGGATGAGAGCGGTAGCAGACATGGGATTCGGCGGTGTTCTTGCAGATGAGATGGGGCTGGGAAAAACGATACAAAGTATTGCATATTGTCTATCGATAGAAAAAGAGCGGAAGGATAAGAAGCAACCTATTCTCATTGTTTGTCCAACTTCTGTCTGTTATCAGTGGAAACAAGAATGGATGACATTCGCTCCTGACTGGTCTGTCATGATAATAGATGGTACGAAAGCAGAAAGAAAACAAAAGAAAACGGAATTACGTAATTATGATGTTTGGATTATTTCATATGGGATGTTACGAAATGAAATAGATTGGTTACAAAACCAAGTGGATCAATTTCATACGGTAATATTTGATGAGGCACAAGTGTTTAAAAATCCTGCCACCCACACTTTTCGAACTGTAAAAAAGCTTCGTTCTGAGCACCGTTTTGCTCTAACCGGTACGCCTTTAGAAAATAAAATTGAAGATATTTGGTCTATTTTCCATGTTGTATTTCCAGAACTATTAGGTAATATAAAAGATTTTAGCTGGCTTACAAATGACCAAGTTATTCGACGTATTACACCATTTATGCTTCGACGTGAGAAAAAAGATGTAATGCAGGAGCTGCCGACAAAGGTAGAATATGTTGAGCGAATTTCTTTAACAGAGGAACAAAAGCAGTTATATGTGTCTTACTTAGCAAAACTTAGACATCCTTCTTTTAAGCACTTAGATAAAGAAACGATCCGAAAAAATCGAATAAAAATATTAGCTGGGATTACACGATTAAGACAAATTTGTTGTCATCCGTCTCTATTTGTTAGAAAATATAATGATAAATCAGCAAAATTAGAAAGACTCAAGCAGTTAATAAAAGATGCTAGTAGAGCAAATAAGCGATTACTCATTTTTTCACAATTTACAAGTATGTTGCAATTAATTGGTAAGGAATTAAGGAATAAGGATATTTTGTATTATTATATTGATGGAGAGACTCCAGCCGAAGAAAGAGTAGAAATATGTCGTGCTTTCAATCAAGGTAATAGAGAAGTATGTCTTATTTCTCTAAAAGCCGGTGGAACTGGTCTAAATTTGGTCGGTGCCGATACAGTAATCTTGTATGATGTTTGGTGGAATCCAGCTGTAGAGGAACAAGCTATAGATCGTGCTCATCGAATTGGACAACAAAGTGAAGTAACTGTTATACGTCTTCTTTCTGAAGGAACAATTGAAGAGAAAATGTATGAGTTACAGCGTAAGAAACGCGAATTAATGAACTATTTGGTTAACGGAAAATCTACCGTGAATTATCAGCTTACAGATGAAGATATACAGGATTTATTGTTTAACGAAACAAAGGATTAG
- a CDS encoding peptide chain release factor 3 yields MSINNEVSKRKTFAIISHPDAGKTTMTEKLLLYGNLIRSAGTVKGKKSGKFATSDWMEIEKQRGISVTSSVMNFTYDDLHINILDTPGHEDFSEDTYRTLTAVDSVVMIIDSTKGIEAQTIKLFKVCRMRGIPIFTFMNKLDREGKEPLALLEELEEVLEIDTYPMNWPAGMGKGFLGIFDRHGEQFVQHHPGDTETYIPNNELSNHKDLVENPTFKDAQQELELVTEAGNEYSEEAILRGELTPVFFGSALSPFGVQVFFDTFIHLAPSPTSRKTTTGPIKPDNEDFSGFIFKIQANMNPAHRDRIAFLRVCSGKFERGMTVRLARTGKELKLAQSQQMVASSRDTVDEAYAGDIIGVYDPNAYQIGDTLLVGKNMYEYDELPQFPPELFKKVSAKNALKSKQFRKGIEQLVQEGAIQLFRDQMTDAFILGAVGELQYQVFTYRMQHEYNAEVMLESIGERIPRWLKEEQVDRKLFDSGNLLVRDRNNQPLVLFRNEFALNWFKDKNPEVDLIDLFEVNDYT; encoded by the coding sequence ATGTCGATAAATAATGAAGTATCAAAACGAAAAACGTTTGCAATTATATCTCACCCAGATGCCGGGAAGACAACGATGACGGAAAAACTATTGTTGTACGGAAATTTAATACGTTCAGCAGGTACTGTAAAAGGAAAAAAATCTGGTAAATTCGCAACCTCAGATTGGATGGAAATTGAAAAACAACGTGGGATTTCTGTTACATCTAGTGTAATGAATTTCACTTATGATGATTTGCATATCAATATTCTTGATACACCTGGTCATGAAGATTTTAGTGAAGATACCTATCGTACATTAACAGCAGTCGATAGCGTGGTTATGATTATTGACTCTACAAAAGGTATCGAGGCTCAAACCATTAAATTATTCAAAGTTTGTCGGATGCGAGGTATTCCCATTTTCACTTTTATGAACAAATTGGATCGCGAAGGAAAGGAACCCCTTGCTCTTTTAGAAGAACTTGAAGAAGTCTTAGAAATTGACACCTATCCAATGAATTGGCCAGCAGGTATGGGAAAAGGTTTCTTAGGAATTTTTGATAGACATGGAGAGCAATTTGTTCAGCATCATCCTGGTGATACAGAGACGTATATTCCAAACAACGAATTATCTAATCATAAAGATCTTGTAGAAAACCCAACATTTAAAGATGCACAACAAGAATTAGAATTAGTAACGGAAGCGGGAAATGAGTATTCTGAAGAAGCTATTTTGCGCGGGGAATTAACACCTGTATTCTTCGGTAGTGCTTTATCTCCATTTGGAGTACAAGTGTTCTTTGATACATTTATTCATCTTGCACCTAGCCCAACATCACGAAAAACGACAACGGGACCAATTAAACCAGACAATGAAGACTTTTCAGGGTTTATCTTTAAAATTCAAGCAAACATGAATCCTGCCCATCGTGACCGAATTGCTTTCTTACGAGTATGCTCTGGTAAATTTGAACGTGGTATGACTGTTCGCTTAGCACGAACAGGTAAAGAACTAAAACTAGCACAGTCACAACAAATGGTCGCTTCTTCTAGAGATACAGTTGATGAAGCATATGCTGGAGATATTATAGGTGTATATGATCCAAATGCCTATCAAATCGGAGATACACTTCTAGTTGGAAAAAACATGTATGAATACGATGAATTGCCACAATTCCCTCCGGAACTATTTAAAAAAGTTAGTGCAAAAAATGCTTTAAAATCAAAACAGTTCCGAAAAGGAATAGAGCAGTTAGTTCAAGAAGGTGCTATTCAATTATTCCGCGATCAAATGACAGATGCTTTTATATTAGGTGCTGTAGGAGAATTGCAATATCAAGTCTTTACTTATCGGATGCAGCATGAATATAATGCAGAAGTTATGCTGGAATCTATTGGTGAACGTATTCCTCGTTGGTTAAAAGAAGAACAAGTTGATAGAAAGTTATTTGATAGTGGTAATTTACTTGTTAGAGACCGAAACAATCAACCACTTGTGTTATTCCGAAATGAATTTGCGTTGAACTGGTTTAAGGACAAAAATCCTGAAGTCGACTTAATTGATCTTTTCGAAGTTAATGATTACACATAA
- a CDS encoding YjzC family protein has translation MGERSEFRAGEKAPNNGVYMEIGETGSNVNDPQIVELQAGDSFPDNTNKDRVWVNKRKRHHPGVQG, from the coding sequence ATGGGAGAAAGATCTGAATTTCGAGCTGGTGAAAAAGCGCCGAATAATGGTGTTTATATGGAAATTGGAGAAACTGGTAGTAATGTAAATGACCCACAAATTGTAGAGTTGCAGGCAGGAGATTCGTTTCCAGATAATACGAATAAAGATCGTGTTTGGGTAAACAAGCGAAAACGCCATCACCCTGGAGTACAAGGATAA